In the Verrucomicrobiota bacterium genome, CCTGATGGCCGCGAACCACACGTTGGATGAAATCCGCCTGTTTCTGAACGCCGACTCGCTGGGCTACCTTTCCCAGGAAGGCATGATCGCCGCCACTGGCCTTCCCAAGCAGAGCTTCTGCATGGCGTGCTACGACGGAGTTTACCCCGTGCCCTACAATCCCGAACTCGACAAACACATCATGGAACGCCGCCGCCGCCGTTCCTCAGCCCTGGGCGATTCCCTCGCGGCAGAAGAACGTCAGCCGAAACTCCTCTAGCCCGCGCCCAGGATGAAATTTCCAGGCCAGTGCTTTGTGCGTTCCCTCCCGCTTCCATTCCCCCGCCAGCTCAGGCTAGCCTCCCGCAAGGCCACAATGGCCTTCGCCTGCCTGCTCCTGCTCAGCCTCGCTTCACCAACCCTCGCGGCGCCACCTCCGAACCAGGAAGAATTGCCCAAGGCGGAGGCATTGATGGAAAAGGCCATCGCCCGCATCAGGCAAGTCCAGGCGCAACCCCATCCTCCCCGCTTCGTCTACCTGAAAACTTCCGTCACCGAGGAGTTGGATTCCAAAGACAAGGTTCAGTCAAAACAGGAAAAAGAATACGAGGTCACCCAGGTCGGCACCGCCACCCGCCAGCGCTTGCTCAAACTGAACGGCAAGGAACTGGCCGAAACCGAAGCCAAATCCCACGAGGCCCGGATGCGGAAACAACGAGGCGAAAGTTCTGACCCGGTCGAAAAACCCAAAGATCGCGGGCGGGAACGATCCGGATGGCTGACCGAAGATCTCATCCGCAAGTTCGAGTATCAAGTCCACCGCCGGGAAGTGCTTCAGGGGCGTTCCTGCGTGCTGCTTTCCTTCAAACCGCGCGCCCACGACTTGCCCGCCACCCAACTGGCCGATCGCATTTTCAACAAACTTTCCGGTTCCATCTGGTTCGACGAGCAGGAATCCGAAATCTGCCGCCTCGAAGTCAGCCTCAAGGAGAAAGTGTCCGTCTGGGGTGGTCTGCTCGGATCGATCCAATCCTTCGACATGAACCTGCAACGTGAGCGTTCCTCCTACGGCCCCTGGTTCAACAAGTCCTTCAAACTCACCCTCGAGGGACGTCGTTTCCTCGACACTCTTCGCCTCCGTGTCGCAGAGGAAGCACGGGATTTCCAACGCCGGGAATGAGCGCCCTGGTCACCATTCAAGCGATCGATTCCCACACGGCGGGTGAACCCACCCGCGTGGTCATCGCCGGAGGCCCCCCGCTCGGAGGCGGCCCTGTCGCCCGCCAGTTGCAGGTTTTCCGGGACCAGTTCGATGGCTGGCGCTCTGCAATCGTCAACGAACCCCGCGGATCGGATGTTCTGGTCGGCGCGTTGCTCTGCCCGGCGGAAGAGGCCACGTGCGCCAGTGGGGTGATCTTCTTCAACAACGTCGGCTTCCTCGGCATGTGCGGCCATGGAGCCCTCGGCGTAGTCAAAACCCTCGCCCACATCGGACGCCTCCAACCCGGAACAGTCCGCCTGGAAACCTGCGTCGGGGTCGTCTCGGCAACCCTCCACCCCGACGGCGGCGTGAGTCTCGAAAACGTTCCCAGCTTTCGAAAACACCCCAAGATTCCCGTGCCGGTACCGGGCCTTGGCATCATCCACGGCGACGTGGCTTGGGGAGGGAATTGGTTCTTTCTGGTGGATTCCGCCGACATCCCGGATTGCCCAAGCTTGACGTTGAAGAACTCCGAATCGCTGACCGACCTGGCGTGGCGCCTCCGCCAGGCGGTCAACTCACAGGGGTTTCCCGAAGTGGATCACATCGAAATCTTCGGCCCGCCGTCCGCCGCCCCAAGCCGATCGCGAAACTTCGTCCTCTGCCCCGGCAAGGCCTACGATCGGTCGCCTTGCGGAACGGGCACCAGCGCCAAACTCGCCTGTCTCGCCGCCGAAGGCAAGCTGGCCCCGGGTGAACCCTGGGTGCAGGAAGGCATTCTCGGCAGCTCCTTCACTGGGTCCTACCGCTGGCTGGGAGAAGACCGGAATCTCATCGTGCCCACCCTCCGCGGCACCGCTCACATCACTTCAAGGCTCGATCTCTTGCTCGACCCGGAAGACCCCTTTCAATGGGGAATTCGTCCTCATTGACACTTTTTCAAGTCCTCGGTGTTCTATCGGGAATCAAACATGAGACTTCATGCCATGCTCGCCCTGCTCCCTTGGACCCTGGTCCACCTTGTTGCCGCGGAGCTCGCTCCCGTCGCAGGACCCAAGCCTTTTACCTACACGAATGCGACCGACGCGCTGCCCCATTACATTTCGGGAGCCCAATGGGGGACAGAAGGCTCCCCGATCAAGTCCATGCAGGTGCCGATGAGCCCGGAAGCTTCGGCTCAACGCGTCGTGCTCCGCGAGGGATTCCAAGCCGCAAGGTGGGCGGCGGAACCGCAGATCAAAAAACCCCTGACCATGACGTGGGATGCGCGAGGCCGGCTCTGGATCGCGGAAACCGTCGATTATCCAAACGAACTTCAGCCGCCGGGCCAGGGCCGGGATCGCATCCTCATTTGCGAGGATCGCGACCAAAACGGGCGCGCGGAGACCTTCACCGTTTTTGCGGAAGGACTCAGCATCCCTACCGGCATGGTGCACTCCCGGGACGGACTGATCGTCATCGAAAGCGGGCGCACGCTCTTCCTGCGGGACTCCGACGGAGACGATAAAGCCGATGAGCGCGTGGTGCTGTTCGAAGGCTGGGGCATGGGCGACACCCACGCCACCGCCAGCAACCTCCGCTACGGCCACGACAACTGGATTTGGGGGGTGGTGGGTTACAGCGGGTTTCGCGGCACGGTCGGAGGACGTTACCACGAGTTCGGCATGGGCGTGTTTCGATTCACCCCGGATGGCAAGCATCTCGAATTCATGCGCTCCAGCAATAACAACACCTGGGGCCTCGGCCTCAGCGAAGAAGGGTTCATCTTCGGCTCCACCGCCAACAATAACGCCAGTTGGTTCCTGCCCATCCCCAATCGATACTATGAACACGTCCGCGGCTGGTCCGCCGCCCGGATGGAATCCATTGCCGACTCCCAGGCTTTCCACCCCATCACGGACAAGGTGCGCCAGGTCGATGCCCATGGACGCTATACCGCCGGGGCCGGCCACGCCCTCTACACCGCACGAGGCTTCCCCAAAGATTATTGGAACCGAATCGCGTTCGTCGCCGAACCCACCGGCCATTTGATCGGGCATTTCCGACTCGAAGGCGAAGGCGCCGATTTCAAAGCCCTCAACCAAAAGAGCTTCCTCGCCAGTGACGACGAATGGTTCGCGCCCATCATGGCGGAGGTCGGCCCCGACGGCGCACTCTGGTTCATCGACTGGTACAATTACATCATCCAGCACAATCCCACGCCGCGAGGATTCAAGACCGGCAAGGGCAATGCCTACGAAACACCGCTGCGCGACAAACGGCATGGCCGAATCTACCGGGTCACTCATCGTGACGGAAAGTTCCCCAAAGCTCCCGTCCTCGATCCCAATGCTCCCGGCGATCTCGTCGTCGCGTTGACCTCGGACAATATGCTCACCCGGCTGCAAGCCCAGCAACGGCTCGTCGAGCGCGGCCAGCGCGACGTCGTCGCCAGCCTCTGCGGACTGGTCCGCAACCTGTCATCTGATGAACTCGGCCTCAACCCGGGCGCTCTTCACGCGCTCTGGACCCTGCACGGCTTGGGCGCCATTCAAAGCGGCGTCGGGGCCGCCTACGACACGGCGGTCTCCGCGCTCCGTCATCCCTCCGCCGCGGTCCGCCGCGCCGCTCTGCAAACGATTCCCCGCAATCCCAACACCGAACAAGCCATCGCCGAAGCCGCCTCCTTGCTCGATCCCAACGCTCAAGTCCGCCTCGCCGCACTCCTCGCCCTCGCTGAATTCCAACCGAGCACCCAACTCGGACAAAAGGTCTACGCCTCGCTGCAAAGTCCCCTCAATCATCAGGACCGCTGGCTGCGGGACGCCATCGTCTCCGCCGCCGCCCGCCACCTCGACGGCTTTCTCAAGCAAGGCTTGCTGGCCGACAAAAACCCGCTTTCGTTGGACCCCGCCGCTTGGCCTGCGGTCGAAACGATCGTTGCTCACCTCGCCGCGGACCATCCCGCCAACGTCGTCACCGCCGTGCTGGTTCCGTTGCAAGCCGCCGAAGCCCCCAAGGCGAACGCGGTCCTTGACGGCCTCGCCCAAGGCTGGGGCGACGCGCCCCCACCCGCCTTGACGGACCAAGACCAAGAGCAGATCCGTAATCTCTACGCTTCGATCGAAGCCTCGTCGAAGGATCGCCTGATCGCCCTGCTCGGCAAATGGAATCACCTCCAGCCTTTCAACAAAGAACGAACGGAAACAACCCTCCGCCTGGCGGCCCAACTCGCCCATCAGGCCACCCCTGAATCCACCCGCACCGCCGCCGCCCGCAACCTGATCCGCATCGCGGATACCCCCGCCACCATCCAAAGCATCGTCGCTTTAATCCACCCCACCACCTCTCCCAGACACGCCGCCGAACTCGTTCAGACCATCGCGCTCAGCAAGCAGGCTTTTGCCGGATCGGGATTGCTGTCCGGTTGGGCGCAAATGACACCCTCAGCCCGGCGAGCCGCAGCCGCGGTCCTGCTGCGACGCCCCGAGTGGGCACAACTCCTCCTGGATGCAGTGGAAAAAGGTGCCGTCCATCGCAATGATCTTGGACGCGATCACTGGTCGCAGCTCCGACAACACCCGGACGCAAAGGTTTCGGATCGCGCCCGCAAACTCCAAACCGCCGCGACCGCCTCCAAAGGGTCCGCCGAACTCGAAGCCACCATCGCGCGCTTGCTCCCCGTCGCCACCAAACCTGGAAACGCCAAACACGGCCAGGGAGTTTACGAGAAAAACTGCCAGGTCTGCCACACCCCCACCCCCCAGGGATTCCGCATCGGACCCGATCTCATCGGCATCGGAGCCCGTCCCAAAGCCGACGTACTGGTCGACATCCTCGATCCCAACCGCTCCGTGGAAGCCAATTACCGGCTTTGGAACGTCACCACCAAGACCGGTGAAAGCTTCGCCGGACGCCTCGATTCCGAATCGGCCACCGCTGTGGAAATCCTGGACACCGCCGGTCAAAAACACGTGCTGCAACGTTCCGCCATCGACCGCATGGAGGCCTCGACTTTGTCCCTGATGCCCGGCGGATTCGAGCAACTTTCGGAGACCGACCTCTCCGCCTTGCTCGAATACCTCGCTTCGCAAACCGAACCGGCTCGTCGCTGATCGAGATGGGTCGCCGCATCCTCATCATCGGCGGGGGCGTTATCGGGCTCTGCTCCGCCTATGCCTGCGCCCGCCTCGGCCACCAGGTCCACGTGGTCGATGCCGGATCTGAGGACCATGCTGGCTGCTCGTATGGCAACGCGGGCATGATCGTGCCCAGCCACTTCACACCGCTTGCAGCCCCCGGCATGGTGGCGATCGGCTTGAAGTGGATGTGGAATCCCGAATCGCCTTTTTACATCAAACCGCGTCTGGACGCCGGACTGTTGCGCTGGGCGGCGGGATTCTGGCGCTCCGCAACCGTGGCTCACGTTCAGCGCGCCGCCCCGCTCCTGCGGGATCTCCACCTGCGCAGCCGCGCCTGGTTCGAAACCTTCCACGATTCGGATCAACTCGATTTCGGATTACAACGCCATGGTCTGCTCATGTTATGCCAGGGTCAGCACGCCCTCGACGAGGAAGCGGCCGGGGCCGAAAAAGCCCGTGCCCTGGGCATCCCCGCCGAAGTGCTCGATTCGAAGGAAACCGCCCGACACGACCCGGCAATCACCATGAACGTGGCGGGTTCAGTCTATTATCCAAAGGATTGCCATCTCGCCCCGGATCGCTTCATGAGCGCCTTGCGAAAGACTTTGGCCGGCCTGGGAGTGCAGTTTTCCTGGAACACGCCGATTCGAACCTGGCGGTGCGACCACGCCCGCGTCATCGCCGCGGCGGGAACATCCGAAAACTTCCACGCCGATAGGTTCATCCTCGCCGGCGGATCATGGTCTCCCAGCCTAGCTGATGAGGCTGGACTTCGCCTGACGATGCAAGCCGGAAAAGGCTATAGCCTCACCCTGCCTCATCCCCCGCAACTGCCACGCTTGTGCTCAATTCTCACCGAAGCCCGCGTCGCGGTCACTCCCATGGGCCAAACCCTCCGCGTCGGTGGGACCATGGAGATCTCCGGACTCGACGAATCGATCGACCCTCGCCGCGTCCGCGGCATGATCCGGGCGATGTCCGCTTATTACCCCGAGTTTCGACCCGAACATTTCGAGGGAATCCAGCCTTGGGCTGGTTTGCGACCTTGTTCCCCGGATGGCTTGCCCTATCTGGGCGTTGCCCGGCGTTACCCCAATCTCATCGTCGCCACCGGCCATGCCATGATGGGATTGAGCCTGGGTCCTGTCACCGGAGAAATCGCCGCCGACCTCGCCTCGGACCGCAAACCTGGCTTCGATCTCTCGCTCCTTTCGCCCGATCGGACCTGTTGAGATCCCCTCGGAAATCAAGAACCACCGGCAAAATCACGGCTGATCGAAGCGTCGCAGGCAGGAAAAAAGAAACGGCAATGGCCGCTTCCAGGCTAAATCGACTCGGACTCAGCCGGCCTATGCTTTCTTTGCGGGTGAAGCCGCTTCCTTTTCCTTCACCGTCACGGCACCTTTGCCCACGCGATGGCGGAGGTAGGTGAGCTTGGCGCGGCGAACCGCTCCACGCCTTTCCACTTCGATCTTCTCCACGCGCGGAGAATTCTCGGGGAAAATACGCTCCACACCTTCGCCGTAGCTGATGCGCCGGACCGTAAACGTGGAGTTCAACCCCCGTCCGCGCCGCCCAATGACCACTCCGGAAAAAATTTGAATGCGTTCCTTGTCGCCTTCCACGACCCTCGTATGCACTCGGATGGTGTCGCCAACGTTGAATTTCAGGGGTTCTTTGCGGAATTGCTCCGTTTCGATTTTGTCCAGAATTGCTTGGCTCATAATCAGTTGATATTTTCTCGGTTCAGACTGGGTTCGAGGTCCCGGCTTGACCTCAACAGGTCGGGGCGTTCCCGCTCCGTGCGGCGGATGGATTGCTCCGCCCGCCATGCCTCGATGGCCGCGTGGTTGCCGGACAACAACACATCCGGCACACGCATCCCGCGAAATTCCGCCGGACGCGTATATTGGGGATATTCCAGCATCCCCTTTGCAAAAGATTCTTCAACCGCACTGGTTTCATCCCCCAGCGCCCCCGGAAGCAAACGCGCCACCGCGTCGATCACAACCATCGCCGGCAAAGCGCCGTTCGTAAGCACATAATCGCCGATCGACAGGGAATCGTCTGCCAACGCCTCACGAATACGCTCGTCGAACCCCTCGTAACTGCCGCAAACAAGCAACACATGCTCCCTCCGGCTCAACTCCTGCGCAATCGACTGGGAAAATCGCCGCCCGCCTGCGTCCATCAAAATCACATGCGTGGACTCCTTTGCCAAAGCATCCACCGCCTCGAAAACCGGCTCCGGCTTCAGCAGCATTCCCGGCCCGCCCCCAAACGGCCGGTCATCGACCGTCCGGTGCCGGTCATGCGTATAATCACGCAAATGATGGATGCCCAAAGACAACACTCCCGCTTCGCGAGCCCGCTTGACGATGCTCTCGTCGAGCGGGCCGGCGAACATGCCGGGAAAGAGTGTCAGGACATCGATGCGCATGACCAAAGTTCCAAATCATACCGATCGCGGAATCGCCGATCCAGCCTACGAACGCCCCCCTTCATCCCCGTCTTCGACGATCTCCAGCGAACATCGCTTGCCTTGCTTGGCCGCACCGACTTGCAACAAACCTCGGATGGCGTGGATGGTGCTGCCCTGCTTGCCAATAATGCGACCCACGTCCGCTGGATCCAGCCGGACCTCGAGCACGGTGGAATCGCCTTTCGTCACGGGCGTGACCATCACCGCCTCCGGTCGGTCCACCAATCCCTTCACGATAAATTCGACAAAGGCTTGCATCGCGTTTCGTCCCGCGTCAACGGGCACCGGTGAACGCTAGGCCGCCCGCGCGGCTTTGCGCAGAAAACTTGCCACCGTGTCGCTCGGCTTGGCTCCCTTGCTGATCCAATAGCGGGCGCGCTCAATGTCCATTTGCACATTGCTTCCCTTGACCAAGGGATGATACGTGCCCAATTCCTCGATGAATTTCCCGTCACGAGGACTGCGCGAGTCGGTCACCACGACCCGGTAAACCGGCGTATTGCGGGCACCCACGCGCTTCAAGCGAATCTTGACTGACATAGCAATTTAACTCAGTAGTTCCAAACGAGTGATTCCGTCCCGGAACCACTCAAAAGAGCGGTGAGGGTATGCACCCCCCCCGGCCTTGGCAAGCCCTGATTTTGAACCCCGGTGGAGGTCCGTGTATCCCGATGTTGTTGGTAGGGCGGGCCTGTCCCAGCCCGCCGCCCACTGGATGCAAAACATCATGCTCCGGCGGCGCGCCGGGACGGACGCGCCCTACCTGCATCACCGGCAACATCGGGATGCACCGGACTCCGTGCTTGAACGAGCGCCCGGTTTGATGTACCGTTCCAGAATGGACATAGAGGGAATTCGACAAGCGTTGCACAAGCAACCGTTCGATCCTTTTTCGATTCGTCTGGCAGACGGTCGTGCGCTGCCAGTCCCCCATCCCGATTTCGTCGCGGTGTCGCCACGTCGCATCATTGTCGTCGCGGAAGATGGTTCCTGGTCTGTAGTCGAGCCCATCCTCATCGTCTCCCTCGATCATAATGGTGCACGTTCTGTCCCGCCGCAGGTTTGACGGATCGCCGAACCAAGCGCTCCGCGCGAATCGCCGCCACGAGCCTCCACCCCGGTGCACCAGGGTGATCGGACGCCGGATTCGCTGCCAGCCCCCCTCGCCTGCGGCGGTCGGTGAGCTGAATCGTTCTGTGCATTGACAGTATGGCTGCGGCAAATTCAATGCGTTCTTGGCTTCCGGAGATGCTCGATGAACTGCAGGAAACGTGGAGTCGGTCCTTGAGGTGGGAGGAATATTTATCGATTTGTGACCGCATGACCACGATTCGGACGCGGATTCGTCAGGAGCGGGGCGTCAAGGGGCCAAAGATGTTCTGTCGTCACTGCCAGGAGGTTCACGAGATGAACCTCGGTCCGGTGACCATTCGGTCGGTGCTGTTTGCGCTCAGTAAGAGAGGATTGCTGACAGATGAGGAACTTCAGAACATGGATGCGGAGTGGCGACGGTATAGATCGAAGCATCGGTTGGATGGCAGTGGCAGAAAACGCGCAGAACCAGGGCGCTGAAAACCAGAACAACAGATGAGATGTTTCGCTTCGCGAAAGCTCGAACGACCTCTCCGCCGTCCATGCGGATGCTCGCGCGTTACGACGAGGATCATGGCGAGTTCGAGGTTGATCTCTGGAAACGTGGCAAGGGCTTCAGCCTGCGCCGCTCTGCCGCCACCCTCGGAAGGCACCGGTCTCCTCAGTCAAGATCAGCGGACGGCAAGAGTCTTCGAATGACCTCCGAAGCCCGATCCAGCAACGGAGGTCCGTGCGCGAAGACAGCCCGTTGAAAAGCGGGTATTATGTCGATCCATTGTCCCAGAGATCGTCGCAGCAAGGCCGCATCCTGACAGTACTTGTCCGGAAGGATCTCGAGTCCGCGCACATTCACCACCGCATCCCCAAAAACCACCAAGCTTCTGGCGCGATCGAAAAGCACGAGTTCTCCCTCCGCGCCCCCGGGTAGTTTCCATACCTGCCAGCCACCCCCGGGCCATTGGAACTCCTCCACTGCTGATCCCCCACCCTTGCTCCAAATCGAGTCAGCCGGAACCCGCACCAGAAGTTTTTCCGATAAGATGGATACTCCCCATCGCGCAGCCAGTTCCTGAGAAAAGCGAGGGTGATTCGAATTGGTGAGCAAGATCCGCCCCGGCGGGGCCATTTCCATCAATGCGGCCTCGAACTGCGGAGGCAGGGGGATCGGATCAATGCAATCCCAACTGCCCGAGCCCAGGACCGCGTGCGAAGTGAGCTCGACGCGATGTTCGCGCGACTCGACCGACCACTCCCACACCCCGTGGCAAAGTTCTATCACCGGTGAACCCAACTCCATTTCAGCTCACCTTCCCGGTGCGGTTAGAGGGGATCCGTTGTCGGCAGGTCCAAGCGCCAGAAGAAAGGGCACGGCCCTTCGAGCCCAAACCTCGGGCGTCGGATAGTGCGCCGCTCCTTTTCCAAAACAACTTCGCAGCATGTCGGTGTCGATGACCCCGGGATTCAACGGCACCGCGCACATGCCCGCGGGCAACTCCTGGGCCAACGCCTGGGTCAAGCCCTCGATCGCCCACTTGGTGGCGCAATACGGCGCGACTTCGCCGGCCGTCGAACGGCCCCAACCCGAACTGAAGTTCACCACCACACCGGCCCCGCGCTCAATCATCGCGGGGAGAAAATGGCGCAGCACGTTGGCCACGCCTTTGACATTGGTGTCGATCACCCGCGAAAAGTCTGCTTCAGAAATCTCCCACAGCCTGGCATTGGCGTTGATCACCGCCGCGTTGTTCAACAACAAATCGGGAACGAATCCGACGCTCGCCAGATGCTTCGCCCAATCCGCAACTTCGCGGTCGGAACAAACATCCACTTTCGACCAACGGTGCGGCTCCGGATGGGCCGTGCGAAGTTCGTCCAGGGCACTCCCTGTCCTCGCGGCCCCGGCCACGGTATGGCCGAGGCGAATCAACTCCCCAACCATGGCCCGGCCCAGTCCGCGCGAGACACCCGTCACCAACACACACTGGCGTTGCTTGGAAACGGGTTTGCTCATGAGCGATGGCCGCGTCACTTCTTCCCCGAACGAATCGACTCCATCCACGCCACGACAGCTTGGGCGTTGTCAGGATGGGTGCTGACATACGTCTGAAGGATTTGAATCGCTTCCCCGGCCCGGCCTGATGAGGCAAGCCACTGAGCCAGCCGGTGCGCGGCCTGACCGCTGTCAGGCGCCAGCTCCGCCGCCGCCCGATAAAGGGTTTCGGCCTCGGTGCGGCGATCCGCCGAAGCCAGCACACTCGCCTGGCCGATGGCCATTTCCGCCCAGCCTTCGCGAACCGCGGGGGCGGTCGAGAGGGCCGGATCGAGCCGCAGCCGTTCCGCCGTTTGCTGCCAATAAGTGACGCTTCGAGCGGCTTCTTCCGGACCCACCTTGGGAGCCTTCCCGTCCCCCCCGGCACCCAGCACCATCAGCGGCCCCGCCAATTCCGCCCCGGCATGCGTTGAAGGCATCGCGTGGGACTCCTGGACGGCGAAGCGAACCTCCGGATTCTTGGCCTGAAGGAAAGCCACCAGTTTTTCGTTGATGGCCGTAACCGCATCCTGGCCCCCAACCATCACCACCCCGTTCGCGTCCGGTTTTCCATGCTCGCGGACCACAGCCTGAAACGCTTGCTCGACCTCGCCCGGGTCCGGCAGGTGCAGCCTTTCACCGGCCTGGAAGCGCGCATAATTCATGTACATTCCATCCGCGAAACTCGACTGGGCGAGAATGAGGCGCCCGTCACCTTCCCCATTGTTTTCCATCAGCGTGGGCACGAACCTGGCCGCATCGCCTCCCGCCAGCAACACGGTATTGGGGCCCAGGGAGTCTTGCAAAGCGCGCCCAAATTCGAGCAGCGCGGGAGCCGGCCAATTCCGGGTGGCTTCGGCGACCCCTCGAGCTTCCTCAACCACCGGCCAGAGCGCATCCAATCCAGGTGCCGAAGAGCCCTGCTGGACGTTGCGAAGAGCGTCCAGTCTTTCGGCGCGCCGGACCGCCTCCTCCACATTGCCCGACTCGAGGCTGGTGAAAAACTGATCCACATCTTGAAGCACCGGCACCCCTAAGTGCCTGGCATAGGCATGCAGCACCGCGCGCTGGCGCTGGCTGTATTGCACCAATCGATCCTTCACCTCCGCGTTCGCCCGCGCCAGGGCCTCCTCGCTAAGTCCCGGCCGGAAACCCCGGTCCAACTGGGGGGAACGGCTCGAGACCCTCCTCTCCCCCGCGCCGCCTGACTCCCCGGACGAAACTGGATCCGGCCCGGCGCCGGCAGAGGGCGGACTCGAGACATCGCGCCGCACCCAAATGAAGAAAGCGACCACCGCAACGACAGCGACCGCGAGCGTGAAGAAGAGCTTCTTGGATCCGCCGGATTCTGGGGCTGGCCTGGACACGCTTTGAATCGTCCTGAACCCGCCGCGCGAATTCAATCTTGAACCTCCGTGAGAACTTGATTGCCAACCCACGTCCCTCTCTGGTTAGTCAGGCGTGACGAGGCATGCGCCCCGATGAACTGCAAGTGATCGGATCAGAGCTCGCCGTCCGCTGGCCGGACGGAACGGAAACTTTTCTTCCACTCGCCGCCTTGCGCCGGGCCTGTCCCTGCGCCGGCTGCAAAGGCGAAATGGACGTGATGGGAAACCTTTACAAGGCCCCGGAGAAAGCCCTGAGTGAAGCCAGTTTCCGCGTCAAACACCTCGGATTGGCCGGCGGTTACGCCGTTCAACCCGTTTGGGAGGATGGACATTCCAGCGGCCTTTACTCCTGGGATTACCTCCGGACGGTCGCAAAAAATCTTTAAGTGAGGCTTGGCGCAACCGCGCCGTCTCGCCTATCCTGCGCGCCGCGTATGCTCCAGTTGATCCAAGGCGTTCACCGGTTTCACGCAAAGGAATTCGGACGCTATCGAGAGTTGTTCCGGCGGCTTTCCCATGAGGGACAAAAGCCGCACACCCTTTTCATTACCTGCTCCGATTCCCGCGTTCTCGCGGAACTCGTCACCCAAAGCCGGCCTGGGGATCTTTTCGTCGTCAAGAACGTCGGCAACATCGTCCCTCCCAGCCAAGTCGTCGGCGAAACCAATTCCACCGCCGCAGCCATCGAATTTGCCGTGGAGATCCTGGGCGTCCAGGACATCGTGGTTTGCGGACATTCCCAGTGTGGAGCCATGCAAGCCTTGATCCAAGGATTGCCCGCTCCCCGGGATCGAGCCCACCTGGCCCGATGGATTGAAATCGCCGCCCCCGTTCGTTCCACGATCGAATCCAAATACACCCATTTGTCCGATCCCGAATCCAAATTGCGAGCCGCGGAAGAGGAGAATGTTCTCTTCGCCCTCGAAAACCTCAAGACCTACGCCTGCGTGGAACGTAGATTGAAGGAGGGCGATTTAAGGCTGCACGGATGGTTCTTCCAAATTGCCGGAGCAGAACTCTTCGCCTATGATCCCGTCGCCAGCCAGTTCGCTTCCCTGATTCATCCCGGTGCCGGCGCTCCTTGAACGCCGATCCGTTCCCCGCGATGCAGAGTTCTCCCATCCTCGAAGTGCGACGGCTCACGCGCGGCTATCCCAACGGGACCGCCACGCTCACCGTCCTGAACGAAGTGAGCTTCTCCGTGCAGTCCGGAGAAACCTGCGCGATCCTCGGCCCCTCCGGCAGCGGGAAGACGACCCTGCTTGGACTTTGCGCCGGGCTCGATGCGCCCAGCTCAGGCGACGTCTTGCTGGCCGGGCGCCCGCTGGCCGGGCTCGATGAGGATGGACGCGCCAAAGTTCGCAACGACGTCGTCGGCTTCGTCTTCCAGAATTTCCAGCTCATTCCCACCCTCACGGCGCTGGAGAATGTCATGGTTCCCATGGAACTCCGCGCCGAGGGTTCCGCGGTCAGGCGGACGGT is a window encoding:
- a CDS encoding hydroxyproline-2-epimerase, whose product is MSALVTIQAIDSHTAGEPTRVVIAGGPPLGGGPVARQLQVFRDQFDGWRSAIVNEPRGSDVLVGALLCPAEEATCASGVIFFNNVGFLGMCGHGALGVVKTLAHIGRLQPGTVRLETCVGVVSATLHPDGGVSLENVPSFRKHPKIPVPVPGLGIIHGDVAWGGNWFFLVDSADIPDCPSLTLKNSESLTDLAWRLRQAVNSQGFPEVDHIEIFGPPSAAPSRSRNFVLCPGKAYDRSPCGTGTSAKLACLAAEGKLAPGEPWVQEGILGSSFTGSYRWLGEDRNLIVPTLRGTAHITSRLDLLLDPEDPFQWGIRPH
- a CDS encoding c-type cytochrome, with amino-acid sequence MRLHAMLALLPWTLVHLVAAELAPVAGPKPFTYTNATDALPHYISGAQWGTEGSPIKSMQVPMSPEASAQRVVLREGFQAARWAAEPQIKKPLTMTWDARGRLWIAETVDYPNELQPPGQGRDRILICEDRDQNGRAETFTVFAEGLSIPTGMVHSRDGLIVIESGRTLFLRDSDGDDKADERVVLFEGWGMGDTHATASNLRYGHDNWIWGVVGYSGFRGTVGGRYHEFGMGVFRFTPDGKHLEFMRSSNNNTWGLGLSEEGFIFGSTANNNASWFLPIPNRYYEHVRGWSAARMESIADSQAFHPITDKVRQVDAHGRYTAGAGHALYTARGFPKDYWNRIAFVAEPTGHLIGHFRLEGEGADFKALNQKSFLASDDEWFAPIMAEVGPDGALWFIDWYNYIIQHNPTPRGFKTGKGNAYETPLRDKRHGRIYRVTHRDGKFPKAPVLDPNAPGDLVVALTSDNMLTRLQAQQRLVERGQRDVVASLCGLVRNLSSDELGLNPGALHALWTLHGLGAIQSGVGAAYDTAVSALRHPSAAVRRAALQTIPRNPNTEQAIAEAASLLDPNAQVRLAALLALAEFQPSTQLGQKVYASLQSPLNHQDRWLRDAIVSAAARHLDGFLKQGLLADKNPLSLDPAAWPAVETIVAHLAADHPANVVTAVLVPLQAAEAPKANAVLDGLAQGWGDAPPPALTDQDQEQIRNLYASIEASSKDRLIALLGKWNHLQPFNKERTETTLRLAAQLAHQATPESTRTAAARNLIRIADTPATIQSIVALIHPTTSPRHAAELVQTIALSKQAFAGSGLLSGWAQMTPSARRAAAAVLLRRPEWAQLLLDAVEKGAVHRNDLGRDHWSQLRQHPDAKVSDRARKLQTAATASKGSAELEATIARLLPVATKPGNAKHGQGVYEKNCQVCHTPTPQGFRIGPDLIGIGARPKADVLVDILDPNRSVEANYRLWNVTTKTGESFAGRLDSESATAVEILDTAGQKHVLQRSAIDRMEASTLSLMPGGFEQLSETDLSALLEYLASQTEPARR
- a CDS encoding FAD-dependent oxidoreductase, giving the protein MGRRILIIGGGVIGLCSAYACARLGHQVHVVDAGSEDHAGCSYGNAGMIVPSHFTPLAAPGMVAIGLKWMWNPESPFYIKPRLDAGLLRWAAGFWRSATVAHVQRAAPLLRDLHLRSRAWFETFHDSDQLDFGLQRHGLLMLCQGQHALDEEAAGAEKARALGIPAEVLDSKETARHDPAITMNVAGSVYYPKDCHLAPDRFMSALRKTLAGLGVQFSWNTPIRTWRCDHARVIAAAGTSENFHADRFILAGGSWSPSLADEAGLRLTMQAGKGYSLTLPHPPQLPRLCSILTEARVAVTPMGQTLRVGGTMEISGLDESIDPRRVRGMIRAMSAYYPEFRPEHFEGIQPWAGLRPCSPDGLPYLGVARRYPNLIVATGHAMMGLSLGPVTGEIAADLASDRKPGFDLSLLSPDRTC
- the rplS gene encoding 50S ribosomal protein L19, whose amino-acid sequence is MSQAILDKIETEQFRKEPLKFNVGDTIRVHTRVVEGDKERIQIFSGVVIGRRGRGLNSTFTVRRISYGEGVERIFPENSPRVEKIEVERRGAVRRAKLTYLRHRVGKGAVTVKEKEAASPAKKA